The Sulfurospirillum halorespirans DSM 13726 genome has a window encoding:
- a CDS encoding YbgC/FadM family acyl-CoA thioesterase, whose protein sequence is MKTRIYYDDTDAGGVVYHANYLKFCERARSDLFYEKGKSPAVNGGHFVVTHLEADFIKSAKLGDVIEVKTKLLLLKNASLILQQEVWREEVKLFAMTSTLAYVKEGKPCKIDEETKAFFREFFI, encoded by the coding sequence TTGAAAACACGAATCTATTACGACGATACCGATGCAGGTGGTGTGGTGTACCATGCCAATTACCTGAAATTTTGCGAGCGCGCGAGGAGCGATCTTTTTTATGAAAAAGGGAAAAGTCCTGCTGTGAATGGTGGGCATTTTGTGGTGACGCATCTTGAAGCGGATTTTATAAAGTCGGCAAAATTGGGTGATGTGATCGAAGTGAAAACCAAGCTGTTACTCCTGAAAAATGCTTCGCTTATTTTGCAACAAGAGGTATGGAGAGAGGAGGTCAAACTCTTTGCAATGACTTCCACTCTTGCGTATGTTAAAGAGGGGAAGCCATGCAAAATTGATGAAGAGACAAAAGCCTTTTTTAGAGAATTTTTCATTTAA
- a CDS encoding uracil-DNA glycosylase has translation MTQIEKIRLLKLLYQYRAMGFEFFQEYRPLSLSKQPTLSNNLEELKSSVAGCHLCALAKSRKNVIFGAGNLHAKVMFIGDSPGVSEDETGTLFTGKSGELLAKMIENVLLIPKEEVYVTTILKCKTPDNRVPTPEEVACCKPYLMQQIQTIRPKIIVALGSTSFHHLTGEYDTPIDKIRGSVLNFGEAKLIPTFHPSFLLRNPSSKKEVFADMLKIRSML, from the coding sequence ATGACTCAAATTGAAAAAATACGACTTTTAAAACTTTTATACCAGTACCGAGCCATGGGATTTGAATTCTTCCAAGAGTATAGACCACTCTCTTTGAGCAAACAGCCCACCCTCTCGAACAACTTAGAAGAGCTTAAAAGTAGCGTTGCAGGGTGTCATCTCTGTGCCCTTGCTAAAAGTCGTAAAAATGTCATTTTTGGCGCAGGAAATCTGCACGCCAAGGTGATGTTCATCGGGGATAGTCCTGGTGTCAGTGAAGATGAAACAGGCACACTGTTCACAGGAAAAAGTGGTGAACTGCTAGCAAAGATGATCGAAAATGTCTTGTTGATTCCTAAAGAAGAGGTCTATGTGACCACGATTTTAAAGTGTAAAACACCTGACAATCGCGTTCCGACACCCGAAGAAGTTGCGTGTTGCAAACCTTATCTGATGCAACAGATCCAAACCATTCGACCCAAAATTATTGTCGCCCTTGGATCGACCAGTTTTCATCATCTCACAGGAGAATATGATACACCTATTGATAAAATAAGAGGATCGGTGCTCAATTTTGGTGAAGCCAAATTGATCCCAACGTTCCATCCCAGTTTTTTACTGCGAAACCCCAGTAGCAAAAAAGAGGTTTTTGCAGATATGTTAAAAATAAGGAGCATGTTATGA